A stretch of Treponema vincentii F0403 DNA encodes these proteins:
- a CDS encoding helix-turn-helix domain-containing protein, translated as MQDIGNVLQKARNEKQIGLEQASRETNIARRYLEALETGMYEVFPGEPYIVGFLRNYAEYLGLNPNECVTLYKQAKIQETAVPPEKLIPHRQFTVPRGVFIGAGVFILLIVIFFIGRIAASKIGTMISNRPVQQAGQTEVIEKKENASYTLSQEVFEKRLYQGDTVILPLDGKEYQIKVEKTAPELYLATDIGTQIIALGQSLVLDLNGDVAGDLKISVEDIDVSDESKGALVEILTTGFSESAVAEVPNIKVSDQDTQSESSKYKVLFDAGSAYPVTLNATFRSYCLFRYEQDRTNRDERYYQKSEQLTVQANNGIRIWASNGNAVKMQIIAGGKTIDIEVSRPGEVIVKDLKWVKDDESGRYKFVVMEVD; from the coding sequence ATGCAGGATATAGGCAATGTATTACAAAAAGCACGTAATGAAAAACAAATAGGACTTGAACAAGCTTCCAGAGAAACGAATATTGCCCGCAGATATTTGGAGGCCTTGGAAACCGGTATGTATGAGGTGTTCCCCGGCGAACCGTATATTGTCGGTTTTTTAAGGAATTATGCGGAATACTTAGGATTAAACCCGAACGAATGCGTTACACTGTATAAACAGGCAAAAATACAGGAAACCGCTGTTCCGCCCGAAAAGCTTATTCCACACAGGCAGTTTACCGTCCCCCGCGGGGTGTTTATAGGGGCGGGCGTATTTATTCTCTTAATAGTGATATTTTTTATCGGCAGAATAGCGGCTTCAAAAATCGGTACGATGATAAGCAACAGACCGGTACAACAAGCCGGACAAACTGAAGTAATCGAAAAAAAAGAAAACGCTTCCTACACGCTTTCTCAAGAAGTTTTTGAAAAACGCTTATATCAGGGTGATACCGTTATTCTCCCGCTTGACGGAAAAGAGTATCAAATAAAAGTAGAAAAAACAGCGCCCGAACTGTATCTTGCAACGGATATCGGCACGCAAATTATTGCATTAGGTCAAAGCCTTGTCCTCGACCTGAACGGCGATGTCGCCGGCGACTTAAAGATTTCCGTTGAAGATATCGATGTATCCGATGAATCGAAAGGCGCTTTGGTAGAAATTCTGACAACCGGTTTTTCGGAGTCTGCTGTTGCAGAAGTTCCGAACATCAAGGTTTCCGATCAAGATACTCAATCCGAATCGTCAAAATACAAGGTACTGTTCGATGCAGGTTCTGCCTATCCGGTAACCTTAAATGCAACATTCCGCAGCTACTGTCTTTTCCGCTATGAGCAGGACAGAACTAACCGCGATGAACGGTACTACCAAAAATCGGAACAGCTGACCGTCCAAGCAAATAACGGCATCCGCATTTGGGCTTCAAATGGAAACGCCGTTAAGATGCAGATTATTGCAGGCGGAAAAACCATCGATATAGAAGTAAGCCGCCCGGGTGAAGTCATCGTTAAAGATTTAAAATGGGTCAAGGATGATGAATCCGGCCGCTATAAATTTGTGGTAATGGAAGTTGACTAA
- a CDS encoding InlB B-repeat-containing protein, giving the protein MTECTKSLQRVGLRRSIWRKCLLAGSVLLAMSLFFSCQPNVPSGGNSDKTYTVNHNFARVESGYDVEKEELSGPVDSETKAAAKQKDGFELDKTKHTDGKIAQATIKADGSTVVDIYYARKEVTLTFKLNSGKFGESTDDKTMKGKFGEPLIKPEEPKQDGYTFTGWEPKLQGTFPAADTTYTAKWAKGELPKYTVNHWQQNINSETGTVYDSAVYAAPNYTCKEAETKHGYEGEQTQAEAKTDYDGFELDKTKHPDGKITQVTINADGSAVVDIYYVRKEVTLTFKLDGGKFGESTDDKTVKGKYGETKVEGKELKDYITKPEKDGMQFAGWNTDKVETPASFPSKDTEYTAQWETPKEGSYKVIHWKQPLPGNQYKPEDKEEQSLNGTVGDYTKAEVKTTYTGFHLSKSQHPDGTIKQQKIETGGKTVINIYYDRDVFDVTFKLGNNHQDIKMSKPYETPMDESVVPQNIAPPEGKVFDKWEPGLPATITETKTYTVVWKNRPANTASYKVEHWKQKVNALTGKVYDKDDKTNGYEQKDPTETKNGSIGSSTAAVAKEYEGFETPTVTQEIIKADGSTVVKIYYVRKEVTLTFDPNGGKIGASTGVKEVKVRFGETIQETDVSTPEKDDADFDGWKPQVYPGTTKVLVTDATTYTAQWKTVKELEITTQPNKIAYNKGEQLDLAGLAFVVKYVEGGSKTLTHKWDAGKYTVSGFNPTTTGEQTITVTYKKAALTFKVTVQEQTLPSQTFAIGDIIDKDRTKYKIGDFKGPASGKTWKDYYVIIAVDGTKYVGVQYIPDNTGYIWTGDNIETAYKRLTEFGNRYLTKDEVKTILNNKNSVKQAIEKTGILDYEKYYLRNTQFTASTIVSSNNGTTFEDGDGMSVNPSGGQNVLPIAARTFE; this is encoded by the coding sequence ATGACCGAATGTACAAAAAGTCTGCAGCGGGTGGGCCTGCGCAGGAGTATTTGGCGTAAATGCCTTTTAGCAGGGAGCGTACTGCTTGCAATGTCGCTCTTTTTTTCATGTCAGCCGAATGTGCCGTCAGGCGGCAATTCAGATAAAACGTACACCGTCAACCATAATTTTGCAAGAGTTGAAAGCGGTTACGATGTAGAGAAGGAAGAACTTTCCGGTCCGGTCGATAGCGAAACGAAGGCTGCCGCAAAGCAAAAGGACGGCTTTGAGCTTGACAAAACCAAGCATACTGACGGAAAAATAGCACAAGCAACAATAAAAGCCGACGGTTCCACCGTTGTCGATATTTATTATGCACGCAAAGAGGTTACGCTCACCTTTAAGCTGAACAGCGGTAAATTCGGCGAAAGTACGGATGACAAAACGATGAAAGGAAAATTCGGCGAGCCATTAATTAAACCGGAGGAGCCTAAACAGGACGGCTATACGTTTACAGGCTGGGAGCCTAAGCTTCAGGGAACATTCCCTGCTGCCGATACAACCTATACGGCAAAGTGGGCAAAGGGCGAACTGCCTAAATACACGGTAAACCACTGGCAGCAAAACATCAATTCGGAAACGGGTACGGTGTATGACAGTGCCGTCTATGCAGCGCCGAATTATACGTGTAAAGAAGCAGAGACTAAGCACGGTTATGAAGGAGAGCAAACCCAAGCGGAAGCAAAAACGGATTATGACGGCTTTGAGCTGGACAAAACCAAGCATCCTGACGGAAAGATAACACAAGTAACAATTAACGCCGACGGTTCCGCCGTTGTCGATATTTACTATGTGCGCAAAGAAGTTACGCTCACCTTTAAGCTTGACGGCGGTAAGTTCGGTGAAAGTACGGACGACAAAACGGTAAAAGGTAAATACGGCGAAACCAAAGTCGAAGGCAAAGAGCTAAAAGACTATATTACCAAACCGGAAAAAGACGGTATGCAGTTTGCCGGATGGAACACGGACAAAGTTGAAACTCCTGCAAGTTTCCCGTCAAAGGACACCGAATACACCGCGCAGTGGGAAACACCCAAAGAGGGATCCTATAAAGTCATACATTGGAAGCAGCCGCTCCCCGGTAATCAATATAAACCTGAAGATAAAGAAGAACAGTCTCTGAACGGCACTGTAGGCGATTACACCAAGGCGGAAGTCAAAACAACCTATACGGGTTTCCATTTAAGTAAATCGCAGCATCCGGACGGTACAATAAAACAGCAAAAAATCGAGACAGGCGGCAAAACCGTTATCAACATTTATTATGACAGGGATGTGTTTGACGTAACATTCAAACTGGGGAACAACCATCAGGATATTAAAATGTCAAAACCATACGAAACGCCGATGGATGAATCTGTTGTGCCTCAAAATATAGCGCCGCCGGAAGGAAAAGTTTTCGATAAATGGGAGCCGGGTCTACCGGCCACCATTACCGAAACAAAAACCTATACGGTAGTATGGAAGAATCGCCCGGCGAATACGGCATCCTACAAGGTTGAACATTGGAAGCAGAAAGTTAATGCCCTGACGGGAAAAGTCTATGACAAAGATGATAAAACAAATGGCTATGAGCAAAAAGATCCGACTGAAACGAAGAATGGTTCAATAGGTAGCTCGACAGCGGCAGTCGCTAAAGAGTATGAGGGCTTTGAAACACCTACCGTTACACAAGAAATCATAAAAGCAGACGGTTCAACGGTTGTAAAGATTTATTACGTGCGCAAAGAAGTTACGCTTACCTTTGACCCGAACGGCGGAAAAATCGGCGCAAGTACGGGTGTTAAAGAGGTGAAAGTCCGATTCGGCGAAACAATACAAGAAACCGATGTCAGCACGCCGGAAAAAGATGATGCGGATTTTGACGGCTGGAAGCCTCAAGTATATCCGGGGACAACCAAGGTTCTCGTCACTGATGCAACAACATATACCGCACAGTGGAAGACTGTAAAGGAACTGGAAATTACAACCCAGCCGAACAAAATTGCCTATAATAAGGGCGAGCAGCTTGATCTTGCAGGATTGGCATTCGTTGTAAAATATGTTGAAGGGGGTTCTAAAACACTAACGCATAAGTGGGATGCCGGTAAGTATACGGTTTCCGGCTTTAATCCAACTACGACAGGAGAGCAAACGATCACCGTAACCTATAAGAAAGCAGCGCTCACATTTAAAGTTACCGTCCAAGAGCAAACATTGCCGAGCCAAACATTTGCTATCGGCGATATTATCGACAAGGACAGAACCAAGTATAAAATAGGTGATTTTAAAGGTCCTGCTTCCGGTAAAACATGGAAGGACTACTATGTCATCATTGCGGTAGACGGAACAAAATATGTCGGTGTGCAGTATATACCGGATAATACGGGCTATATATGGACAGGTGATAATATTGAGACGGCCTATAAGCGGCTTACAGAGTTCGGTAATCGATATCTGACCAAAGATGAGGTCAAAACGATTCTTAATAATAAAAACAGTGTTAAACAAGCGATAGAAAAAACAGGAATTCTTGACTACGAGAAGTATTACCTTCGGAACACGCAGTTTACTGCATCTACTATTGTATCATCGAATAATGGTACTACTTTCGAGGATGGAGACGGTATGTCGGTAAATCCTAGCGGTGGACAAAACGTTTTACCGATAGCTGCCAGAACGTTTGAGTAA
- a CDS encoding LolA family protein — MKKTIAFAAVIFGFYITAFCQSITTASVFFAGMSEQYGALSDYTANLTVSTGSGSKVQTMEATVYFKRPNRLRIDFTKPNEQVILFTGDTLTIYVPSYRMVLNQTIEKDSSAGTANLATPQGLSLLRRSYTIAYETGADPQPLEEGSAEQVVVLALNRRSASETFRNLRLLVSPETKLIRRIEAWPISGSKITFDFSAYRLNTGIPDSRFLYDIPPNADMLNNFLFEE, encoded by the coding sequence GTGAAAAAAACGATAGCTTTTGCAGCCGTTATATTCGGCTTTTATATAACAGCATTTTGCCAATCCATTACAACTGCAAGCGTATTTTTTGCCGGCATGTCCGAACAATACGGTGCGCTTTCCGATTACACTGCAAATTTAACCGTTTCAACCGGATCGGGTTCAAAAGTTCAGACAATGGAAGCAACCGTATATTTCAAACGCCCGAACCGGCTGCGCATCGATTTTACCAAACCGAATGAGCAGGTTATTCTTTTTACCGGCGACACATTGACCATTTACGTTCCCTCCTACCGGATGGTTTTAAACCAAACGATAGAAAAAGATTCTTCTGCCGGTACAGCCAACCTTGCAACTCCGCAAGGTTTATCGCTGCTAAGGCGTTCGTACACTATCGCGTATGAAACGGGAGCCGATCCCCAGCCGCTGGAAGAAGGTTCTGCCGAACAGGTTGTGGTGCTTGCGCTAAACCGCCGTTCCGCTTCGGAAACTTTTAGAAATCTCCGCCTGCTCGTTTCTCCCGAAACCAAATTGATTAGGCGGATTGAAGCATGGCCTATTTCCGGCAGTAAGATAACATTCGATTTTTCAGCTTACCGATTGAATACGGGGATTCCGGATTCCCGATTTTTATATGATATACCGCCGAATGCGGATATGCTGAACAACTTTTTATTTGAAGAATAA
- a CDS encoding MiaB/RimO family radical SAM methylthiotransferase, translated as MTKRFFLDQHGCAKNQVDGELLIGILTDRGWQKTPEPEKADLIIVNSCGFIEPAKRESIEAVITARAAYPHAKILLAGCLAERYGDVFKTEFEEADAFFGNGDLSQLPVLIDRLFPDASPAEQQSSATLRQEKYQPVSPTGHSRPFLKPAQKGVCCGQRPELLNFPRSAFIKITEGCNNCCSFCAIPLIRGSVRSRPAADIVSEIQSFVRQGYKEFNLIGQDLAVYEAAPPADAIDRPLPLKTEANKAETNKRKPKLSGLAQLLHAISGIKGQFSVRLLYIHPDHFPLDILPVMTADTRFLPYFDIPFQSGSDPIIRAMNRCGSAEAYLNLIENIRAAFRSAESPYGEAVIRTTFLTGFPGETQADFERTAAFLQAVQSLWSGAFAYSQEEGTKAADMKKQVPAKIAEQRKAALNELQLKITEQKLASFCGLETNVLIEEIIPQDKNSEDSTQGCIALGRAWFQAPEVDGAVVVNFSEAQKDSEGQPITAGSLVRVRITALRGIDLEADAI; from the coding sequence TTGACTAAGCGTTTCTTTCTTGATCAGCACGGATGCGCAAAAAATCAGGTGGACGGCGAGCTACTTATCGGAATTTTAACCGATAGGGGCTGGCAAAAAACGCCGGAACCTGAAAAGGCCGATTTAATTATCGTCAATTCATGCGGCTTTATCGAACCGGCAAAACGCGAATCGATAGAAGCGGTTATAACTGCCCGCGCAGCCTACCCCCACGCTAAAATTTTGCTGGCAGGCTGCTTAGCGGAACGGTACGGCGACGTATTTAAAACCGAATTTGAAGAGGCCGACGCTTTTTTTGGCAACGGAGACCTCTCTCAGCTCCCCGTGCTTATTGACCGGCTCTTTCCGGATGCATCGCCTGCCGAGCAGCAATCATCGGCTACTCTCCGGCAGGAAAAGTATCAACCGGTATCTCCTACCGGACACAGCCGTCCATTCCTCAAACCGGCGCAGAAGGGGGTCTGTTGCGGGCAGCGTCCCGAATTATTAAACTTCCCCCGTTCGGCTTTTATCAAGATTACCGAAGGCTGCAATAATTGCTGTTCATTTTGCGCAATACCGCTGATACGCGGTTCGGTCAGAAGCCGGCCGGCCGCCGATATTGTCAGCGAAATCCAAAGCTTTGTGCGGCAAGGTTATAAGGAATTCAACCTTATCGGGCAAGACCTTGCCGTGTACGAAGCTGCGCCGCCGGCTGATGCCATCGACAGGCCTTTGCCGTTAAAGACGGAAGCGAATAAGGCTGAAACGAATAAACGGAAGCCGAAACTTTCAGGGTTGGCGCAGCTTTTACACGCCATTTCCGGTATTAAAGGGCAATTCAGCGTCCGGCTGCTCTATATCCATCCCGACCACTTTCCGCTCGATATTTTGCCGGTTATGACTGCCGACACGCGCTTTCTTCCCTATTTTGACATACCCTTTCAGTCCGGTTCCGATCCGATTATCCGTGCAATGAACCGCTGCGGCTCTGCGGAAGCCTACCTTAACCTGATAGAAAACATCCGCGCAGCTTTTCGCAGTGCGGAAAGCCCCTACGGGGAGGCTGTTATCCGTACCACCTTTTTAACGGGCTTTCCCGGAGAAACCCAAGCTGATTTTGAGCGGACGGCAGCCTTTTTGCAAGCGGTACAGAGCCTCTGGTCCGGGGCATTTGCCTATTCGCAGGAAGAGGGCACCAAGGCTGCCGATATGAAAAAGCAGGTACCGGCAAAAATCGCCGAACAACGCAAGGCTGCCCTTAACGAACTGCAGCTTAAAATTACCGAACAAAAGCTTGCCTCTTTTTGCGGGTTGGAAACGAACGTGCTTATCGAAGAGATTATCCCGCAGGATAAAAACAGCGAAGACAGCACACAAGGCTGCATTGCACTTGGCCGTGCATGGTTCCAAGCGCCGGAAGTTGACGGTGCAGTGGTTGTAAACTTTTCCGAAGCGCAAAAAGACAGCGAAGGTCAGCCGATAACGGCAGGCAGCCTTGTCCGGGTACGGATAACCGCCCTACGCGGAATCGACCTCGAAGCAGACGCAATCTAA
- a CDS encoding SPFH domain-containing protein — MWIVFALIIFVLILLILNIRIVPQSQSFIIERLGGYFQSWEVGLHVKMPFVDRIANKVSLKERVLDFKPQPVITKDNVTMMIDTVIYFQITDPKLYTYGVENPMNAIENLSATTLRNIIGELELDGTLTSRDVINTRMRSILDEATDPWGIKVNRVEVKNIIPPESIQEAMEKQMRAERERREAILIAEGQKQSSILVAEGKKAAMILQAEAEKESAICRAQGEAEAILAIQKATAEGLNLIKNVGADPALIKLRSLEAFEKVADGKSTKIIIPADIQNMAGLVSGIAEVVK, encoded by the coding sequence ATGTGGATCGTTTTTGCGTTAATCATATTTGTCCTTATCCTGCTTATTTTAAATATCAGAATTGTCCCGCAGTCTCAGTCGTTTATCATCGAGCGGCTCGGCGGTTATTTCCAGTCATGGGAGGTCGGTCTGCACGTTAAGATGCCGTTTGTCGACAGGATCGCGAATAAGGTGTCGCTCAAGGAACGAGTGCTCGACTTTAAGCCCCAGCCGGTTATTACAAAGGACAACGTTACCATGATGATCGATACGGTTATCTATTTTCAGATTACCGATCCTAAGCTCTATACCTACGGCGTTGAAAATCCGATGAATGCGATTGAAAATCTGTCGGCGACCACCTTGCGGAATATTATCGGTGAGTTGGAGCTTGACGGCACGCTGACAAGCCGCGACGTTATCAACACCCGTATGCGGAGTATTTTGGATGAGGCGACCGATCCGTGGGGAATTAAGGTAAACCGCGTAGAAGTAAAGAATATCATTCCGCCTGAATCCATTCAGGAAGCGATGGAAAAACAGATGCGTGCCGAACGGGAACGGCGCGAGGCTATCCTCATTGCGGAGGGACAAAAGCAATCTTCCATTTTGGTAGCGGAAGGAAAAAAAGCGGCGATGATTTTGCAGGCGGAAGCGGAGAAAGAGTCCGCTATATGCAGGGCGCAGGGAGAGGCGGAAGCGATTTTGGCTATCCAGAAAGCGACTGCCGAAGGTTTGAACCTTATTAAAAATGTCGGCGCCGACCCTGCGCTGATTAAACTGCGCAGTCTTGAAGCCTTTGAAAAAGTAGCCGACGGAAAATCGACAAAAATTATCATCCCTGCGGATATTCAGAATATGGCCGGACTCGTTTCGGGCATTGCGGAAGTTGTCAAATAG
- a CDS encoding type II toxin-antitoxin system RelE/ParE family toxin gives MTRFFIKKIDKLLFLNYNSNMKVLKKTEVFNTWLSKLKDEKGKAKITDRIMRLKRGNKGDYRTIDKDIYELRIHFGPGYRIYCTDRNNEIILLLIAGDKSTQSKDIKKAQQMIKLLEQGEAK, from the coding sequence TTGACACGCTTTTTTATAAAAAAGATTGACAAACTGTTGTTTTTAAACTACAATTCAAACATGAAGGTGCTAAAAAAGACCGAAGTATTTAACACATGGCTTTCAAAACTAAAGGATGAAAAAGGAAAGGCCAAAATTACTGACAGGATAATGCGCCTCAAAAGGGGAAACAAAGGCGACTACCGCACAATCGACAAAGATATTTACGAACTGCGTATACACTTCGGTCCCGGCTATAGAATATACTGCACTGATAGAAACAACGAAATTATTTTATTATTGATTGCCGGAGATAAATCTACGCAATCAAAAGACATTAAAAAAGCCCAACAAATGATAAAACTGTTAGAGCAAGGAGAGGCAAAATGA
- a CDS encoding CTP synthase: MKARFIFITGGVVSSLGKGITAASIGLLLKSRGFSVINQKFDPYLNIDPGTMNPYQHGEVFVTEDGGETDLDLGHYERFTDVALHKFNSHTAGKVYLSILDHERAGDYCGATVQVIPHVTDEIKNRIMRTAEQTGSDIVITEIGGTVGDIESLPFIEAIRQIRNTVGREHCLFIHLGLLPYLKECGELKTKPMQHSVKELLGFGIQPDIIMCRSEKKLSKSIREKLSLFCNVSQDAIIENLTAKSIYEVPLMLEEGNLGKKICELFNIPNPEPDLQSWREMVESYYHPEKEVTVTLVGKYTELPDAYLSVSEALTAAGVYHHARVKQVWIDAAKITDEAKAEELLKGSDAVIVPGGFGERGIEGMVLTAEYARTKGVPYFGICLGMQIAVIEFARHVLGLTRAHSSEFIKNCEPVIDLMPDQKDVQLGGTLRLGSFRCMVAENSKAEQAYKMHEIRERHRHRYEFNNLYRSQFENSDMLLSGINPERNLVEIVELKNHPWFVAVQFHPEFASRPNKPHPLFRDFIGAALART; the protein is encoded by the coding sequence ATGAAAGCGCGTTTTATTTTTATTACCGGCGGAGTTGTTTCTTCTCTTGGAAAGGGCATTACCGCTGCGTCTATCGGACTTTTGCTTAAAAGCAGAGGTTTTTCGGTTATCAATCAAAAATTTGATCCTTATTTGAATATCGATCCGGGGACAATGAACCCCTATCAGCACGGGGAAGTGTTTGTAACGGAGGACGGAGGCGAAACAGACCTCGATCTCGGGCATTACGAACGGTTTACCGATGTCGCGTTGCATAAATTCAACAGCCACACGGCTGGGAAAGTGTATCTTTCCATTTTAGACCATGAACGGGCAGGGGACTATTGCGGAGCGACCGTGCAGGTTATCCCCCATGTTACCGACGAGATTAAAAACCGTATTATGCGGACGGCGGAGCAAACCGGCAGCGATATCGTTATCACGGAAATAGGCGGTACGGTCGGCGACATCGAATCGCTTCCTTTTATAGAAGCAATCCGGCAAATCAGAAACACGGTCGGTAGGGAGCATTGCCTTTTTATTCACCTCGGCCTTTTACCGTATTTAAAGGAATGCGGCGAGCTTAAAACCAAGCCCATGCAGCACAGCGTTAAGGAACTGCTCGGCTTCGGAATCCAGCCCGATATCATTATGTGCCGCAGTGAAAAAAAACTCAGCAAATCCATCCGTGAAAAACTCAGCCTCTTTTGCAATGTCAGTCAAGATGCCATTATCGAAAACCTTACCGCAAAGTCCATCTACGAAGTTCCGCTGATGCTGGAGGAAGGTAACCTCGGTAAGAAAATCTGCGAGCTTTTCAATATTCCCAATCCCGAACCCGATTTGCAGTCGTGGAGGGAAATGGTTGAATCCTATTATCATCCCGAAAAAGAGGTTACGGTTACCCTTGTCGGCAAATACACCGAGCTGCCCGATGCATATTTAAGCGTGAGCGAGGCGCTGACTGCGGCAGGGGTGTATCACCACGCGCGCGTAAAACAGGTGTGGATCGATGCGGCGAAAATTACGGACGAAGCAAAGGCCGAGGAGCTGTTAAAAGGCTCAGATGCGGTTATCGTTCCGGGCGGTTTCGGCGAGCGCGGTATTGAAGGCATGGTGCTTACCGCCGAATACGCGCGCACCAAAGGGGTTCCTTATTTCGGTATTTGCCTTGGTATGCAGATTGCCGTTATCGAATTTGCCCGCCATGTACTCGGCTTAACGCGCGCGCATTCCTCCGAGTTTATCAAAAATTGCGAACCGGTTATCGACTTGATGCCCGATCAAAAAGACGTGCAGCTCGGCGGTACGTTAAGGCTCGGATCCTTCCGCTGCATGGTTGCCGAAAACAGCAAGGCGGAGCAGGCATATAAAATGCATGAAATACGCGAGCGCCACCGGCACCGCTATGAATTTAATAATTTGTACCGCAGTCAGTTTGAAAACTCCGATATGCTGCTTTCGGGAATTAACCCTGAACGTAATTTGGTGGAAATCGTCGAACTGAAAAATCATCCGTGGTTTGTTGCGGTGCAGTTCCATCCCGAATTTGCCTCCCGCCCGAATAAGCCGCACCCGCTGTTCCGCGACTTTATCGGAGCGGCGCTGGCCCGAACGTAA
- a CDS encoding NfeD family protein: protein MLLNLPMLLALYTPWFWFGIAVVCAVIEGLTLGLTTIWFALSAVLMIFISLLQPPFYAQCVLFALIALLLLFFTRPLALKFLHTKREKTNADSLIGKKALVLQTITEWEKGQVKINGNVWTAASADSETISAGDECIIKKIEGVTLIVKKI from the coding sequence ATGCTCCTTAACCTGCCGATGCTTTTAGCGCTTTATACGCCGTGGTTTTGGTTCGGCATTGCAGTGGTCTGCGCAGTTATCGAAGGATTGACGCTCGGTTTAACCACTATTTGGTTTGCACTCAGCGCCGTACTGATGATCTTTATCTCGCTATTGCAGCCGCCGTTTTATGCGCAGTGCGTTCTGTTTGCCCTTATCGCGCTGCTGTTGCTCTTTTTTACGCGTCCCCTTGCGCTGAAATTTCTGCATACCAAACGGGAAAAGACCAATGCGGACAGCCTTATCGGCAAGAAAGCCCTCGTGCTTCAAACCATTACCGAATGGGAAAAGGGACAGGTTAAAATCAACGGGAATGTGTGGACTGCCGCTTCCGCCGACAGCGAGACAATATCTGCCGGAGATGAGTGTATCATCAAAAAGATAGAGGGCGTTACCCTCATCGTGAAAAAAATATAA
- a CDS encoding LIC_12708 family protein gives MIVMLRRRRIFKGLCIAIYCVFSLCAVSCGKETTGNLEREHLFSIKYGNFEDQLDLFQLASPYIRPDSQLAMDDGIFYLSNSSAGKIMRLTSFGDLLALYYNPEKNPQPTFVDADQTDKITTRMAVPYPLNHPTYLAVTPSKHLFAVDTVNEERIEYDQTENLALRDTVIHFNEAGEFVDTVGQEGAGGTPFPPIEGLYADSNGGLIVVCRTATGIRVYWYDNTGSLLYKIPIAFSGLPSPYTNEVKGFSSLDKAVPDFTAKKLYIKVDYYREDIDAETNVSAGISYDKSCLYTFNIEEQRYERTIDIVPYEDTEDTSTGVRHVKKVYGLLGVTANNWCFLTTPRSDGYMLELIDLHSNKIYTRVLSVSAEELVYNAFNLSSDGILSALLAGDTQAEIVWWKTNEITGVSKNE, from the coding sequence ATGATTGTAATGTTGCGCCGCCGCCGTATCTTTAAAGGACTTTGTATTGCCATATATTGCGTTTTTTCCCTTTGTGCCGTTTCGTGCGGTAAAGAAACAACGGGGAACTTGGAGCGGGAGCATCTTTTTTCCATTAAGTACGGGAATTTTGAAGACCAGCTGGATCTCTTTCAGCTGGCAAGTCCGTATATCCGCCCCGACAGTCAGCTCGCTATGGATGACGGTATTTTTTACCTCAGCAATTCAAGCGCCGGAAAAATCATGCGGCTGACATCGTTCGGCGATTTACTTGCGCTCTATTACAATCCCGAAAAAAACCCGCAGCCGACATTCGTCGATGCCGACCAAACGGATAAAATTACAACGCGTATGGCTGTTCCCTATCCGTTGAATCATCCGACATATCTTGCCGTAACGCCGAGCAAGCATCTTTTTGCCGTCGATACGGTCAACGAAGAACGGATTGAATACGATCAAACGGAAAACCTTGCGTTGCGCGACACGGTGATTCATTTTAACGAGGCAGGTGAGTTCGTCGATACCGTTGGGCAAGAGGGGGCGGGCGGCACTCCCTTTCCGCCCATCGAAGGGCTTTATGCGGATTCAAACGGCGGCCTTATTGTTGTGTGCCGGACGGCAACGGGGATTAGGGTATACTGGTACGACAATACGGGCAGCTTGCTGTACAAAATCCCCATTGCGTTCAGCGGATTGCCGTCGCCTTATACCAACGAAGTAAAGGGCTTTTCCAGCCTTGATAAAGCGGTTCCCGATTTTACCGCAAAGAAGCTGTATATTAAAGTCGATTATTACCGTGAAGATATCGATGCGGAGACGAATGTGAGCGCAGGGATCAGCTATGATAAAAGCTGTCTCTACACGTTTAACATCGAAGAGCAGCGGTATGAGCGGACAATCGACATTGTACCGTATGAAGATACGGAAGACACCTCTACCGGTGTCCGCCATGTTAAAAAAGTTTACGGATTGCTCGGTGTAACCGCAAATAATTGGTGCTTTTTAACAACCCCGCGCTCCGACGGATATATGCTCGAATTAATCGACTTACATTCCAATAAGATATATACGCGGGTATTATCGGTTTCTGCAGAAGAACTGGTGTATAACGCTTTCAATCTTTCTTCCGACGGTATTTTATCGGCGCTTCTTGCAGGAGATACGCAGGCGGAGATCGTCTGGTGGAAGACAAACGAAATTACCGGAGTGTCGAAAAATGAATGA